A genome region from Hevea brasiliensis isolate MT/VB/25A 57/8 chromosome 7, ASM3005281v1, whole genome shotgun sequence includes the following:
- the LOC131181510 gene encoding uncharacterized protein LOC131181510, translated as MSKERRPEPLDFFIWTVEDVGLWLEEINLGSYRQIFKENAVNGEYLEGMSMFTTEQILRFIRRCHMKWGDFITLCKELRRIKVACLKGEQKVRRPWWAPSCLSVVFVKVAKRNRQSRVVSLKLEP; from the exons ATGAGCAAAGAAAGGCGACCGGAGCCTCTCGATTTCTTCATTTGGACTGTTGAG GATGTTGGTTTGTGGTTGGAAGAGATAAATCTGGGTAGCTACCGCCAGATTTTCAAGGAAAATGCTGTTAATGGAGAATATCTGGAGGGTATGTCCATGTTCACAACTGAACAGATTCTACGGTTTATAAGGCGATGTCACATGAAATGGGGAGACTTCATCACACTATGTAAGGAGCTCAGACGAATAAAAG TGGCTTGCCTAAAAGGAGAGCAAAAAGTTCGTAGGCCATGGTGGGCTCCATCCTGCCTTTCTGTAGTCTTTGTTAAAGTAGCAAAACGCAACAGACAGTCAAGAGTCGTTTCCTTGAAGCTGGAACCCTGA
- the LOC110650659 gene encoding vacuolar protein-sorting-associated protein 11 homolog produces MYQWRKFEFFEEKYGGKSKIPEDVSGKIECCSSGRGKVVIGSDDGTVSLLDRGLNFNFAFPAHSSSVLFLQQLKQRNFLVTIGEDEQISPQQSAMCLKVFDLDKMQPEGTSSSIPDCIGILRIFTNQFPQAKITSFLVLEEAPPILLIAIGLDNGCIYCIKGDIARERITRFKLQVDNISDKSHASITGLGFRVDGQALQLFAVTPNSVSLFSLHNQPPRRQTLDQIGSNVNSVTMSDRSELIIGRPEAVYFYEVDGRGPCWAFEGEKKFLGWFRGYLLCVIADQRSGKDTFNVYDLKNRLIAHSLAVKQVSHMLCEWGNIILILTDKSALCIGEKDMESKLDMLFKKNLYTVAINLVQSQQADAAATAEVLRKYGDHLYSKQDYDEAMAQYINTIGHLEPSYVIQKFLDAQRIYNLTNYLENLHEKGLASKDHTTLLLNCYTKLKDVDKLNVFIKSEDGVGEHKFDVETAIRVCRAANYHEHAMYVAKKAGRHELYLKILLEDLGRYDEALQYISSLEPSQAGVTVKEYGKILIEHKSVETIEILMRLCTEDGDSAKRESSSGAYLSMLPSPVDFLNIFMHHPQSLMDFLEKYTDQIKDPPAQIEINNTLLELYLSNDLNFPSISQASNGIDLSLRAKSGAPRKSKAESNGKLIANHKDTNKEKDSTERREKGLCLLKSAWPSDLENPLYDVDLAIILCEMNGFKKGLLYLYEKMKLYKEVIACYMQAHDHEGLIACCKRLGDSGKGGDPSLWADLLKYFGELGEDCSKEVKEVLTYIERDDILPPIIVLQTLSRNPCLTLSVIKDYIARKLEQESKLIEEDRRAIDKYQEDVLAMRKEIQDLRTNARIFQLSKCTACTFTLDLPAVHFMCMHSFHQRCLGDNEKECPECAPEYRSVLEMKRSLEQTSRDDDQFFQQVKSSKDGFSVIAEYFGKGIISKTSNGPTGTQRSSSISSSSGF; encoded by the exons ATGTATCAGTGGAGGAAATTCGAGTTTTTCGAGGAGAAATATGGGGGAAAAAGCAAGATTCCCGAAGACGTTAGTGGAAAGATCGAGTGCTGCTCCAGCGGCAGAGGTAAAGTGGTGATCGGCTCCGACGACGGCACCGTCAGCTTACTCGATCGAGGCCTTAACTTCAATTTCGCCTTTCCAGCTCATTCTTCCTCCGTCCTTTTTCTCCAGCAGCTCAAA CAACGCAACTTCCTTGTGACCATTGGGGAGGATGAGCAAATATCTCCGCAGCAATCTGCCATGTGCCTCAAGGTTTTTGACCTTGATAAGATGCAGCCAGAGGGCACAAGCTCATCTATACCTGATTGTATTGGGATACTGCGAATTTTCACTAATCAGTTTCCTCAAGCAAAG ATAACATCCTTTTTAGTACTAGAGGAAGCTCCACCGATACTGCTCATAGCTATTGGCTTAGACAATGGGTGCATTTACTGCATCAAAGGGGACATTGCGAGGGAACGTATCACGCGCTTCAAGCTTCAGGTGGATAATATTTCAGACAAAAGCCATGCATCCATTACGGGTCTTGGATTCAGGGTGGACGGTCAAGCCCTTCAGTTATTTGCTGTAACTCCGAATTCTGTGAGTTTGTTCAGCTTGCACAATCAACCACCCAGGCGTCAAACACTAGATCAGATAGGAAGCAATGTCAATAGTGTAACAATGAGTGATCGCTCG GAGTTAATAATTGGTCGACCTGAAGCTGTTTATTTTTATGAAGTTGATGGGCGTGGTCCCTGTTGGGCATTTGAGGGAGAGAAGAAATTCCTAGGGTGGTTTCGTGGTTACCTTTTATGCGTTATTGCAGATCAAAGAAGTGGCAAAGATACTTTCAATGTTTATGACCTGAAGAACCGATTAATAGCCCACAGTCTAGCAGTGAAACAAGTTTCTCACATGCTTTGTGAATGGGGTAACATAATACTTATACTAACTGACAAATCAGCTTTGTGTATTGGGGAGAAGGATATGGAAAGCAAGCTGGATATGCTCTTCAAGAAAAATCTTTATACCGTGGCAATCAATCTTGTTCAAAGTCAGCAAGCTGATGCTGCTGCCACAGCAGAAGTGCTTAGGAAATATGGAGATCATCTATATAGCAAACAGGATTATGATGAGGCTATGGCCCAGTACATCAACACTATTGGTCACCTTGAACCTTCATATGTGATACAGAAGTTTCTGGACGCACAAAGAATATACAACCTTACAAACTACTTGGAAAATTTACACGAGAAGGGTCTTGCTTCTAAAGATCATACTACTCTTCTCTTAAACTGCTATACCAAATTGAAAGATGTTGACAAGCTGAATGTATTTATTAAAAGTGAGGATGGTGTTGGGGAACATAAGTTTGATGTGGAGACTGCAATAAGGGTGTGCCGTGCTGCCAATTACCATGAGCATGCAATGTATGTTGCTAAGAAGGCTGGGAGGCATGAACTGTATCTAAAGATCTTACTTGAAGACCTTGGTAGATATGATGAGGCCTTGCAGTATATTTCAAGCCTTGAACCAAGTCAGGCTGGTGTTACTGTGAAAGAATATGGTAAAATTCTCATAGAGCACAAGTCAGTTGAGACAATTGAAATACTCATGAGGCTTTGTACTGAGGATGGGGACTCAGCAAAGAGAGAATCTTCAAGTGGTGCATACTTGTCTATGTTGCCATCTCCTGTTGATTTTCTCAACATTTTCATGCATCACCCGCAGTCTCTTATGGATTTTCTTGAAAAATATACTGACCAGATAAAGGACCCTCCTGCTCAAATAGAAATTAACAATACTCTCTTGGAACTGTACCTGTCTAACGATTTGAACTTTCCATCAATATCACAAGCTAGCAATGGTATAGATCTTTCTCTCAGAGCAAAATCAGGAGCGCCTAGGAAATCAAAAGCGGAATCCAATGGGAAATTAATTGCCAATCACAAAGATACAAATAAGGAAAAAGATAGCACAGAAAGGCGTGAGAAAGGACTATGCTTGCTTAAGAGTGCATGGCCATCTGACCTGGAGAATCCACTTTATGATGTTGATCTTGCTATAATTCTATGTGAGATGAATGGATTTAAAAAAGGGCTTTTATATCTATATGAGAAGATGAAACTATATAAAGAGGTTATTGCTTGCTACATGCAGGCTCATGATCATGAGGGTTTAATTGCGTGCTGCAAAAGGCTGGGGGATTCAGGTAAGGGAGGTGACCCATCTCTATGGGCAGATCTGCTGAAATATTTTGGTGAACTGGGAGAAGATTGCTCCAAAGAAGTCAAGGAAGTTTTGACTTATATAGAAAGAGATGACATCCTGCCTCCTATTATTGTTCTTCAGACCTTGTCCAGAAATCCATGCCTCACACTCTCTGTCATCAAGGATTATATAGCTCGGAAACTTGAACAAGAGTCAAAGCTGATTGAAGAGGATCGACGAGCAATTGATAAGTATCAG GAGGATGTGTTGGCAATGAGAAAAGAAATTCAGGATCTTAGGACTAATGCAAGGATCTTTCAGCTCAGCAAGTGCACTGCTTGCACTTTCACCCTTGATCTTCCTGCTGTACACTTTATGTGCATGCATTCATTCCATCAGCGTTGCCTTGGTGATAACGAAAAGGAATGTCCTGAGTGCGCTCCTGAGTACAGGTCTGTTCTGGAAATGAAGAGAAGTTTGGAGCAGACTTCCAGAGATGACGATCAATTTTTTCAGCAAGTGAAGAGCTCTAAGGACGGGTTTTCTGTGATTGCTGAGTATTTTGGAAAAGGAATCATTAGCAAAACCAGTAATGGCCCTACAGGCACTCAGAGATCAAGCAGTATATCTTCCAGTAGTGGGTTCTGA